Part of the Cydia fagiglandana chromosome 2, ilCydFagi1.1, whole genome shotgun sequence genome, aaaataattacattcccgttgccagggaggttttgggattatactgagcaacttttactacgggaccaaccccgaaatcgcaaaaaaagtttaccctcccatagaaaatggaccagccaaaatgtaggaaacagccaaattttattcgcgacttaggggttggactcatagtaaaagttgctcagtataatcccaatacctccatggcaacggaaatgcagttatttattagccaccctgtatacaggctggtccaaaccttgacgcccaAAAAAATCctcgtcgtgggttatcagaatataccccatgtacgagtatgttagccgatttttcgtagttttcgagacatttaacttttgttaagaaattctgtggtgaagctttgctttgcttttatgccttctaataattgttcgtggtatttgcactgataacatgaaatagcgatggggaagtgaccccataaaataatagtagaaataacaaaagaggattttttaatgaattactaatttggaagctttccacctcagttcctttgaccggcttagggtctagcagtttataaaataaccaaaagtccttgaaatcgcttgtattttttatttatataggtaagggcaacatctaagcttgacatgcttgaacgtaaaactttgtctttttttcccaactcagccaagtgaggatgctgatttttttttagcaactgcgccgtttgtcaagtattatgttaaaaaaaacatttaaaaaagttcaatagttttttttattaaattaattgcttcacccggaatttcttaacaaaagttaaaagtaataaaaatcataacttgAAACTACAAAAAGTCGGctaacatacatacctattctaATATCCCACGGCGTgagcaatgtaaaaaaaaattttgaacgTCAAGATTtggatcaccctgtataacacaTGCCGTGCCAACATCACTCGGtctgtgatactagaatgtcgtgaaaaacctgtgtcaggtatcgagagcattctatccagagtttcggtgtgggatcgggacaatttagtccaattcaatcccaccaagactcaattttgcgcctttaccgctaagaaaacctcattttttttcaaggcacaacccttcccatgtcagggagtattgggagcctcgatcggtgttgacatctccatcagtgacgtccaataatttcgtagccaccttgctgggtaggctgcgctcgtatccaaactcggtgtgctcaataaagggaggcgatactttactctggggtagactgatcacatatattgagtactgctgtcacctttggacaggagcacctggatgccaccttggacccttcaaatcGCGCGATGTATCTATGACtagtctacgatcccaaactcacaagcgatattgaacctttaTGTCTAAGGAGATCTCTAAAAAAGatgtttataagttttaaaatggtcggcaacgcgtatgtaacacccctggagtgtagACGTGACCAtcaccgatgtactaaaaaaacataggtacactgtatttgtctaaattaaaagtaaactttaattAGCAAAAAGTAACCCTTTTGTTTCGTTAGTTCAATTCgtttgggggaggggggggcgcaaatttggtgtctgccccgggcgccatattctctagctacgccactgcaacgccgtcctcgaaacgtcggaggtaaatcttaaaacttaaatcgcggttaagtcccgttgtacaatttaataactgtatatatacacggtgtaacatgagtaaaccgaataattttaacagcgtattcctgatcatatttagagacaaaaatgtcctataaacttttttgatattcgcctagtttcagagatattattaatttaaaaaaaacaagtttttattgttacatagtgtaaaaggcctttttgatggtgatgttggtgttatgggacgtagtctaaatatccttattgatagatgtcaaaaagtgacaagtaacactttgcaaaaagtaggttctacgaaaaaaaattttaaaaatcaattttaagtgacaagtttaccaataacatttattttttatgtacaaatacattcaaaaaattgaaaaaaagaatacaaaaaaaaaatttttttttggcgtaatttacctaaactcatattaaattttttacttcttttgacctcagaaatgcgtggttaaaattattcggtttcctcatgttacaccgtgtatattcaACGGATTATTTCAGAGTTCCActaaaaacgattttttttaattcagccCAAAATCGGGAGAGGAATGTGGTTCAAAGTTTGTACGGGATTGGAATTACCGCGTTCTACACGAAATGTCGCAGTGTCTAGTTTAACTATAGAAGCCATATCGTTTGTTGCAGGATTGTTCACGATCCCGGAGTACCCCGAACTGGAGGCGAGTCGCGGCATGTGGTCTGCGGCCCTCGAAGCCATCCTCACGACCCTGCGGTACCTCGCGCCGGCGACCCTGCTCACCCTCTTCTGGGGCCAAGAGAGCTTCCTCTTCAGACTTCTGAAGAGCATCGACAACGCTTTCAGAGcgagtatgtacctatactttTTCTCGATacacagggtgtttggtacatcgtttgccaaattaaaacggcagataggataggtattttttttttcacttctatgtcagtttttcgtaaatttctaaTGTTTACTTGCATATAgatagtaaaaaaccgggcaagtgcgagtcggactcgcgcacgaaggataccgtaccacaatgcaaaaaaaaaaaatggcaaaaaaaaaaacggtcacccatccaagtactgacccctcccgacgttgcttaactttggtcaaaaatcacgtttgttgtatgggagccccatttaaatctttattttattctgtttttagtatttgttgttatagcggcaacagaaatacatcatctgtgaaaatttcaactgtctagctatcacggttcgtgagatacagcctggtgacagacggacggacggacggtttaccctttgggtacggaaccctaaaaaccatggccaattttgtttttctaggcatgagtagATAGCAAATTATTcgacctatctgccgttttaatttggcaaacgatgtaccaaacaccctgtatagttgATGATGGTTTATgagcaaatttttttttgtactgaTAGTGTTTTGAATAGAAGGTGCTGACAGGATCGGACAGACATCAAGTTAGTTTTTCAATATAAGAAAACGGTCTGCCAGTGTGAAGTTAATTATAAGTACGTAGGTACAggcaagtgtaaaaatatgggtgaacCCATGATACTCAAATATATGTCCCATTATCAGTGAATtaataagaactatgggacatatttttagtaagttatatgcatccatatttttatatcattaatGACGTCATGCGTAGACGTCATAAATCAAGAATTTAGATACAAgaaataatacataattattcttTTCATATTGACgaagattttttttgttattctaGTTGATATAAGATATACAACTTACTGCGTTTGATATATAAATCTACCAAACGTGACAACCTACTGCGTTTCTGACCGCATGATGTATTATTGATAAACATTGAGTTGCCTATCCTAAGACCCAGATATTATGAGCTCAATCTTACAGATAAGTATGACATGCTGAAATGTGAATACTCATATTACGGAATAATAGCCACACCCACGTTACCTACGAAGTAAGATTACAATTTAAGAGTCTTCCATCAGTTAAACTTAGCATAGACGTAATAAAATACTCATATCAAACATTTCTCGATTCCAGTCGTATTCTCGAGCGAAGAGCAGAAGGAAGACGTACTACAATGGCTGGCAGAAGCGGGCCCCGTGCGGGTGGAGCACCTCGACACCGTGTGGCGGCACGGCTGGATACTGTGCGGCGTGCTGGACGCGGCGATGCCCGGCGCTTGCGCCGGACACCCGCCTACGAGACTCTCCCTCAAGCACGCGCAGTCTATTGCTGATCACTACCTTGGCGTTGAGCCGGTGAGGACTATTGTATCTTTACTATAATGAACGCCCAAACTTGGACATTAAATAGATAGATGAACAAGTACATGTCTCTGGTGCTCGCTCACAATTATTCCTCCTAATCCTGTTAATCTCTGGCAAGTAAATGAATGACAGGGTATATATTTTGTTCCAGGTCTTCTCCCGCCAGGAGCTGGAATCGAACGACTCGCTTAGCAAGCATCAAGAATGGAAACTAGCTACGTTCTTAGATCGTGTACGCCAAGCCCTCGCCAAGGTTTCGCCTCCCGTATCCAAGCCGCCATCGCAACGAACCTCTCCTGAAACCTCGCAATTCACTCTCGATTACGTTGCTCGAGGCGCGGGTCTCGTAGCAGCTCAAGTTCGGAACAAAGTCTATTTTAAGATATATCCTACTGCTCAACAATGCCTCGATCCAGGAGAAATAACAATACTCATTAAAGGTCCACGAGATACGTATGGCATGACAGTCATTCCTCCCATCTTCGGCAAAGCACAGTTGATACGCCAAAAATTACTGGGACTCCAGACAAAGCCTGCCTTCACGGAAAATGCTCTACCGATCACACAAGGAGCCACCTACTTGCGATCGTATGGTAAAAACGACATGAACAAAACCTACTTTATTCCTAAAGAGCGTTACGATATTGAAATTAATGTCGACTCAAAACCAGAGCATTCTAAAATTGGTTACACTGTAAGTTATGAGGGACGACATGAAATCTCCATAACAAGTAGAGGACAACATATTGTAGGATCACCGTTTACAGTTACAGCTTCTCATAATATTATTGATATTCTGCAACAAAAGAGTTTTTGCTTAGAAGATGGTGAAGAAATAGACATAGTGGATATCAAATCTGATAGGAAAGTTGTTTTACGTATTGTTGACTTTGTCACTGAGAAGATGCTATTAAAAGAGAACGGAACACTGGAAAAAATAAGTGATGATGAAGCCAAAATTTTGATGGCAACTGACGAAAACCAAAACAGTGATGAAACTCTAAGCATGGGCTCTCAGTCTGATAGGAGCCTATTAACAAGCCTTGACGAGCCATTAATACCCAGAAGATTAAACACGATAGcccaaaaaatattaaagatgAACAGAGTTTGTAAGATGTTCAATAGTATTATGGCAGAAAAGCAAGAAAAGTTAGAAAACAGCAGCGATTCATTTATTAATGAGGGAAATCCACAATATGTCCCAGATATTGTTAATTCAACATTAAGTGagaacaatataaataaatatgtcgtTACTGATAAACGTGACACATTTATTATACCAGAAAGCATTTCGGTGTCACTGCGAACTGAAAAACCGAAATCCTTATATGAACAAGTAATCTTTAAAGAAAGTAGTCAAGGTTACGAACCAAAAGAGATACCTATACCTGCAAATGATTTTGTTGGTGACGAAACCATCATTGGCAGAAAGATGCACGAAGataatatttcttttgtttcaacATCGAGCAATCCTTTCCTTAATGAGACATACGAACAAGGTTATGAAACAGATAAGATCTTGGGCTCCTTTATAAATACAGAATATGAAACAAACTGGTCTCAAAGTGAAGTTACCGCTACTGCACCAATAAACATATTTGTGGAAGAAACCCATTCTAATTCTCCGTCGCCGAACACAAATCCGTTTATAGAGCCAGATATTGTAGAAAGACCGAAAACTCCAGTTTTAAAAATTTTAACCGGCGACATAGCAAATCATAAAGACTCCATTTATGTGAATAGTGGACCTATGACTAACGAATTACTACAAGGCAATGAGTTTATTAACCCCTTTTTTATTCACCATCATTCTATTGATGAGGAAGATGATATACCAAGTAACGTTACTGACTTCATTATTGGCGCCCCAGTGTCATTGCCTCCCTCTTTAAGAGTGCCAACCCCAGAACCGACATTGAAATCTTTAATGATAGCAAACAATGAGAATATAACTCAAATCGCTTCCAATGAACAAGAAGTTCAAGATAGTGTaaatgaagttttttttacccCAACACACACTAACAAATCTTGTCGGCGTTCAACGGAATCATTAACTTTTCATAGTCTTGACTCGGATGCTACAGAGAATGTAGAAATTATTAACTTAACCACGGGGGAATACACCACAGACCCAAATACCGAACAGTCTAATATCACTAAAAGTTTGACTCCTAGAAGAGATATGTGGGATTCAGCATATGTAAGTATAGATGACAGCAACAGCTCCCCTGATACAAACAACAACGAGAGCAGTCTGTTAGGTGAAATACCAAAATACAGAAAAACCCACACTGACCTCACTGGTCTAAAATCTGAAGAAATAAGTAAAATGGGTCCCGCTGAAAGAGAATTGTGGCTTACTTGCAGTGATTTAAATGTTGATGATAGTTCTAGGATTGAAGAACTTAGACCAACTAAATCAGAGATAAAACGCATGACATTTACACCAATCATCGAAGAAAATGACCGCAGCATCTCGTCAGCCATGAAAGAATTGTCAAAAACGGATTCGATAACAAAACAGGGTGGTCTAGAAACAGTTACAGTGGCATTTGCTGAACTAAACGACATGTATCATCAATACTTCCCAAGCTCTGATTCTCTAACAACAATTCATAACGAGAACATAAAAGAAATCAATGAGATACAATACACGGttgaaaaaaatgatatttatGTCGATTCGGCGTCTGAAAACCTCTCAGATGTGAAAAGACGTGCAAAGCAAATAGAAGGCGAGATTTCTGAGGTTCAGTCAAATGTCACTGAATCTGTTTCAGCAAGTCAGACCCTTCAAAATCAGATTATTGAGTCTGAAGAAGAAAAAGGCGAAATTAAATTTGGTAGTGAGAACCGAAATAATATAGTACTAGAACGAAAGAAATATTGGGATGATAGAATACGAGAAATCGAAGCTAAGTCAGATGAAATTAAGGCAAATCAAAAGAAGAGACGGCTCTCTTCTAAACACCTAAGGCAAAATGATTCCTTGACAAAAAAAAGAGGAAAAGAAATAGCCAAGAAAATTTTAAGTGAGGGTAGCACCGTGACCCAAAACGTGACCGAAATTATTAGACAAAAGTATCCAACTCCTCAAGCTTCAATAGAAGAAGAAACTCAAACTGATGGGAAACTTGTAGAAAAGTGGAAGAAATATTGGGATGATAAACTGGAAGTGGAGAGGGAAGAAACAGACTCGATTCGTTCAAGAAGCAGATCGCCAAAAAGCATTGACTCTCCCATACAACTGCAATCTTGTTCTACCAAGAAAGACGAAATAGAAATGAACCATTCTACAATTAACACTCAGACCTCGCCTACAAGACAAGAACTTCCTGAAGAAGTGTTTAAAGCGTTTGAAACAAGTCCAAAAAGGTTTTTTGGAACGTCAAGGAAACAGATTTTGAATAAAATTGACTCTTTTTTTGGAAAACCAAGCGTCGCAGATCAATCATCGGTAGATGTCTGCGGTGCGAAATATGAGAGTGGTTTAGTTTCTAGTCGAATATCTTTGTTCCACAATATATCCCAAACAGAGCAAGCTGTACCCTGGAAATATAGAAAGAGTAGATCAATGCATAATATTTATCACCGCAAAGATAGTGAGAAAAGTATAGCTTCTGCAGATGAGGTGTTATCAGTTGATATAGAAAGTAAGCGTTATCAATGCGAAcacttaaaacaaaataaaaaggaTTTAAACGCAAGTTATGAGACCCTAAGTAATATTAAGAAACCAGAGGAGACAGCTTCATTAAAAGACAAGAGAGCCAGAATGACACACAAAATTTATCACAAAACGTTTGATGAAACATTTAATCAAAAGCATGGCATAGAAATTGTTCACGAAAAATATGATAAAACTACTATAAAGCCCTTGGACAGTAAAAGTTCCAGTATGAATAATTCTTCCACGATGCTTTGTAAAACTAAAATCAGTAAATCTGAAATGGATATATTTAGCAAATCAGCTGTGAAAGTACCTCAGCATGATTTGGACAAATATAAATCTTGCGAAGAATTACCGAAAATTaacgtaaaaaatgtaatttctATTTTTGAATCTGCATCAAAATCTGTTACAGAACAAAAACTAGTGCGACGACCTTCGATGAAGAACACAGGAGCGAATCCACTACAAGTAGTCAGCCAACATTCAGGTAACAaataatttatgtaggtagttaATTAATTCACATATGAAAGGTTAATGTGGCGGAATCTGGAATGGAGATACGCCTACGCCTACGCTTACGACTGATTCTATTAATTATAATGCAGATGTGACAGTGATAAAAAATAACGTAGACTATAGACTATAATATAACCtgaaacttataattttatttgcaGGTGCTACAAAACCTGTCTGCACATCATCAAATTCAACGTCAACTTCATGTTCTCCACTGAACTCATCCTCATCAGGAATTTCTTCTTCACCGTCAACCTTACATTCTACACCTAACTCCACTCAATCCCATAGCGAATTTAAACCAATAGAACCCCAACTCAGCCATAAACGATCAACTTGGgttaaaaacaatgaaaatgcAAATAAAAGTCTGGAAAGTGCAACAAGTATGGAATCTATCGATATAGAGATTATATCCATGTCAGACAAATGCAATCAAGGGTCTTATCAAAGCATTTCTGACATAGGAGTAGAAATTGTCGAGAGCAATCCAGAAGTTTCTCCAGAACCAACACCTGATAGAGAAATCGTACCTGAACTGAAAGATTACAAGTCTCGTTTCAAAATGGCCAAAAATTATTTCAAATCGCTGGAAGAGCTTAGAGACCCTAAGAAACCTTCAAAGCTAAATGAATGCGAGTTAATGCTGTACAGCACTTCAGACGAGTCTCCTGAACACGAAAGACCACAGAAAAGAgtcaagaaaaatataaaagccCATTCAATGCCATCTTCAGAAATATCGAAAGCTTGGGGGGAGATGCAGGAAAACCAGGACAGTGCATCGAGTAACAATAAACTAGTGAAGATATCAGAGAAATTCAATGTGGAAGATTTATTTAACGACGTGATGGAGGGAAGACTCAGTCGCCAAGGTAGTTTAAGAGGAATCCCACACAAAAAGGCAGTTTTAGAGACCTTTCGTTCTATGGAGAACGTGTCCGTCAATAAACTAAGCTCGTATGAAATGGCTGTATCGCAGTTGAATCAGTATgcaaaagaaaacaaaattaaaaacgcGCAGACTTATCTCACGGAGTACCCTTACTTACCTACTACGGATCCTTCCAAGTATCATTCACGGTTTGACGCTAAAGCCTCTGGTCTTATATCCATGAAGGAGCTACTCAATAAGAAACCGAGAAGAAACAGTGTGCCAGACTTAAGACTCAATCCTACTTTCACCGTTGAATTGTAATTAAAATACACGAGTGTGGTAGACAGCTAGAttataaatatacctaatatgaCAGTACAGTATTTACTAGTACCTTATAGTGTAGACGATACTCTTAGAAACAATAATTTAGTTacttaataaaatgttattatacAAACAGTTGTTACAAAAACACCGGTCTCTAATTATATAGATTGTAAGACAATTTATTGTACAACTGTACAGACATTGAATCTTTATTATTAGCACTAAGATTATATTGTAGCTATTTATTACTCTGACAATAAATTTAAGTTAATGAATACAGTTTTTTATTACCCTCTTGAAATTAGACTGTCATTGGGTTTGAATTGGTTTGAAGAAGGTTAAATTACAAAagaaatacaaatattaaaaggaAAACGTGCAATACTAAAACGTAttttattcaataattatttacactgtTATTATCGGATCTCAGTAATACCATATTTATATATACGATATTAGAATGAGCAATATTGAAGTATATTTGAAGtaaatcataatattcataattgaTGAATTACAGTATTGATTTAAGCTTTAACAATACTGCAGCGAAAACTTGACTACATTTTCATtcttaggaaaaaaaaagttttttttagatcCTTGATTATCATTTTGTAATTTACCGGTACTGACAAAATCAAACAACACTTTACTTGATATGTATCTGCACATAAGTAGATGCGGAGTCCGCTCGCCGCCACTTGAGCCAGGCCTGTAACTTGGGGTCGTTGCGGTCCCCTCTGGCCTCTAATTGCTGGTAATAGGCCTCGCGTATTATCCGGAAGGCGTCTACGCTTCGGTATGGCAGCTTTGTGATGGGATCTATGTAGCGCGCCGGTTTCCTGTCAAAAGAATGGTTATAACTTAGacaagtaggtatacctatatctAAAAGCTACGGTGTTTTTTTCACTGGctggcactt contains:
- the LOC134678037 gene encoding uncharacterized protein LOC134678037 isoform X2 — encoded protein: MWSAALEAILTTLRYLAPATLLTLFWGQESFLFRLLKSIDNAFRAIVFSSEEQKEDVLQWLAEAGPVRVEHLDTVWRHGWILCGVLDAAMPGACAGHPPTRLSLKHAQSIADHYLGVEPVFSRQELESNDSLSKHQEWKLATFLDRVRQALAKVSPPVSKPPSQRTSPETSQFTLDYVARGAGLVAAQVRNKVYFKIYPTAQQCLDPGEITILIKGPRDTYGMTVIPPIFGKAQLIRQKLLGLQTKPAFTENALPITQGATYLRSYGKNDMNKTYFIPKERYDIEINVDSKPEHSKIGYTVSYEGRHEISITSRGQHIVGSPFTVTASHNIIDILQQKSFCLEDGEEIDIVDIKSDRKVVLRIVDFVTEKMLLKENGTLEKISDDEAKILMATDENQNSDETLSMGSQSDRSLLTSLDEPLIPRRLNTIAQKILKMNRVCKMFNSIMAEKQEKLENSSDSFINEGNPQYVPDIVNSTLSENNINKYVVTDKRDTFIIPESISVSLRTEKPKSLYEQVIFKESSQGYEPKEIPIPANDFVGDETIIGRKMHEDNISFVSTSSNPFLNETYEQGYETDKILGSFINTEYETNWSQSEVTATAPINIFVEETHSNSPSPNTNPFIEPDIVERPKTPVLKILTGDIANHKDSIYVNSGPMTNELLQGNEFINPFFIHHHSIDEEDDIPSNVTDFIIGAPVSLPPSLRVPTPEPTLKSLMIANNENITQIASNEQEVQDSVNEVFFTPTHTNKSCRRSTESLTFHSLDSDATENVEIINLTTGEYTTDPNTEQSNITKSLTPRRDMWDSAYVSIDDSNSSPDTNNNESSLLGEIPKYRKTHTDLTGLKSEEISKMGPAERELWLTCSDLNVDDSSRIEELRPTKSEIKRMTFTPIIEENDRSISSAMKELSKTDSITKQGGLETVTVAFAELNDMYHQYFPSSDSLTTIHNENIKEINEIQYTVEKNDIYVDSASENLSDVKRRAKQIEGEISEVQSNVTESVSASQTLQNQIIESEEEKGEIKFGSENRNNIVLERKKYWDDRIREIEAKSDEIKANQKKRRLSSKHLRQNDSLTKKRGKEIAKKILSEGSTVTQNVTEIIRQKYPTPQASIEEETQTDGKLVEKWKKYWDDKLEVEREETDSIRSRSRSPKSIDSPIQLQSCSTKKDEIEMNHSTINTQTSPTRQELPEEVFKAFETSPKRFFGTSRKQILNKIDSFFGKPSVADQSSVDVCGAKYESGLVSSRISLFHNISQTEQAVPWKYRKSRSMHNIYHRKDSEKSIASADEVLSVDIESKRYQCEHLKQNKKDLNASYETLSNIKKPEETASLKDKRARMTHKIYHKTFDETFNQKHGIEIVHEKYDKTTIKPLDSKSSSMNNSSTMLCKTKISKSEMDIFSKSAVKVPQHDLDKYKSCEELPKINVKNVISIFESASKSVTEQKLVRRPSMKNTGANPLQVVSQHSGATKPVCTSSNSTSTSCSPLNSSSSGISSSPSTLHSTPNSTQSHSEFKPIEPQLSHKRSTWVKNNENANKSLESATSMESIDIEIISMSDKCNQGSYQSISDIGVEIVESNPEVSPEPTPDREIVPELKDYKSRFKMAKNYFKSLEELRDPKKPSKLNECELMLYSTSDESPEHERPQKRVKKNIKAHSMPSSEISKAWGEMQENQDSASSNNKLVKISEKFNVEDLFNDVMEGRLSRQGSLRGIPHKKAVLETFRSMENVSVNKLSSYEMAVSQLNQYAKENKIKNAQTYLTEYPYLPTTDPSKYHSRFDAKASGLISMKELLNKKPRRNSVPDLRLNPTFTVEL
- the LOC134678037 gene encoding uncharacterized protein LOC134678037 isoform X1, with product MSDTIFDLNKAYEENVLEKEHPRSIGLFTIPEYPELEASRGMWSAALEAILTTLRYLAPATLLTLFWGQESFLFRLLKSIDNAFRAIVFSSEEQKEDVLQWLAEAGPVRVEHLDTVWRHGWILCGVLDAAMPGACAGHPPTRLSLKHAQSIADHYLGVEPVFSRQELESNDSLSKHQEWKLATFLDRVRQALAKVSPPVSKPPSQRTSPETSQFTLDYVARGAGLVAAQVRNKVYFKIYPTAQQCLDPGEITILIKGPRDTYGMTVIPPIFGKAQLIRQKLLGLQTKPAFTENALPITQGATYLRSYGKNDMNKTYFIPKERYDIEINVDSKPEHSKIGYTVSYEGRHEISITSRGQHIVGSPFTVTASHNIIDILQQKSFCLEDGEEIDIVDIKSDRKVVLRIVDFVTEKMLLKENGTLEKISDDEAKILMATDENQNSDETLSMGSQSDRSLLTSLDEPLIPRRLNTIAQKILKMNRVCKMFNSIMAEKQEKLENSSDSFINEGNPQYVPDIVNSTLSENNINKYVVTDKRDTFIIPESISVSLRTEKPKSLYEQVIFKESSQGYEPKEIPIPANDFVGDETIIGRKMHEDNISFVSTSSNPFLNETYEQGYETDKILGSFINTEYETNWSQSEVTATAPINIFVEETHSNSPSPNTNPFIEPDIVERPKTPVLKILTGDIANHKDSIYVNSGPMTNELLQGNEFINPFFIHHHSIDEEDDIPSNVTDFIIGAPVSLPPSLRVPTPEPTLKSLMIANNENITQIASNEQEVQDSVNEVFFTPTHTNKSCRRSTESLTFHSLDSDATENVEIINLTTGEYTTDPNTEQSNITKSLTPRRDMWDSAYVSIDDSNSSPDTNNNESSLLGEIPKYRKTHTDLTGLKSEEISKMGPAERELWLTCSDLNVDDSSRIEELRPTKSEIKRMTFTPIIEENDRSISSAMKELSKTDSITKQGGLETVTVAFAELNDMYHQYFPSSDSLTTIHNENIKEINEIQYTVEKNDIYVDSASENLSDVKRRAKQIEGEISEVQSNVTESVSASQTLQNQIIESEEEKGEIKFGSENRNNIVLERKKYWDDRIREIEAKSDEIKANQKKRRLSSKHLRQNDSLTKKRGKEIAKKILSEGSTVTQNVTEIIRQKYPTPQASIEEETQTDGKLVEKWKKYWDDKLEVEREETDSIRSRSRSPKSIDSPIQLQSCSTKKDEIEMNHSTINTQTSPTRQELPEEVFKAFETSPKRFFGTSRKQILNKIDSFFGKPSVADQSSVDVCGAKYESGLVSSRISLFHNISQTEQAVPWKYRKSRSMHNIYHRKDSEKSIASADEVLSVDIESKRYQCEHLKQNKKDLNASYETLSNIKKPEETASLKDKRARMTHKIYHKTFDETFNQKHGIEIVHEKYDKTTIKPLDSKSSSMNNSSTMLCKTKISKSEMDIFSKSAVKVPQHDLDKYKSCEELPKINVKNVISIFESASKSVTEQKLVRRPSMKNTGANPLQVVSQHSGATKPVCTSSNSTSTSCSPLNSSSSGISSSPSTLHSTPNSTQSHSEFKPIEPQLSHKRSTWVKNNENANKSLESATSMESIDIEIISMSDKCNQGSYQSISDIGVEIVESNPEVSPEPTPDREIVPELKDYKSRFKMAKNYFKSLEELRDPKKPSKLNECELMLYSTSDESPEHERPQKRVKKNIKAHSMPSSEISKAWGEMQENQDSASSNNKLVKISEKFNVEDLFNDVMEGRLSRQGSLRGIPHKKAVLETFRSMENVSVNKLSSYEMAVSQLNQYAKENKIKNAQTYLTEYPYLPTTDPSKYHSRFDAKASGLISMKELLNKKPRRNSVPDLRLNPTFTVEL